The proteins below are encoded in one region of Ostrea edulis chromosome 3, xbOstEdul1.1, whole genome shotgun sequence:
- the LOC125674530 gene encoding uncharacterized protein LOC125674530 — translation MKMTNENQLGVRENNPLIFKNGRQQSTKSSGNNLGTSDSNDSNDLQNDTDRVDSAEGVKVQSTRTHSLILSSQNNCHKQATQREYDTDKNIDQAEHSLTAVSQHDDSYTAFVGGLNATTEHGLDVQNEPKGLHEKIGDLSKSFSSAFPESTPGDTNTVTKATSTETCEGRESSVDDENQLQHTLKRMLPAVIEEVITQLGSKMSGEKTCQQLIDDQSWTPAQQKEIRNIRARINDIEKAQNEKEDEVRQLKNRICTLETEKISLKDSMSDLEKRLHEMKSEKSDEIYKLKTDLKEAKNLITKKDEELSKMKQDIEEKDKIIKKLREEAKELKEKSDDTDDMQ, via the exons ATGAAGATGACAAACGAAAACCAGTTGGGTGTACGTGAAAATAATccattaatatttaaaaatggtCGACAACAGTCAACCAAATCATCTGGAAACAATCTGGGCACATCAGATTCTAACGATTCTAACGACTTGCAGAATGATACAGACAGGGTTGACAGTGCTGAAGGTGTTAAGGTTCAGTCCACAAGAACACATTCACTAATTTTGTCATCACAAAATAATTGTCACAAGCAAGCAACTCAAAGAGAATATGATACAGATAAAAACATCGATCAGGCTGAACATTCGCTGACAGCAGTTTCACAACACGACGACTCTTACACAGCGTTTGTAGGAGGTTTGAATGCCACTACAGAACATGGtttagatgttcaaaatgaacCGAAAGGCCTTCACGAAAAGATCGGTGATCTTTCAAAATCGTTTTCATCGGCCTTTCCAG AGTCTACCCCAGGAGACACAAACACTGTTACTAAAGCCACATCAACTGAAACATGCGAGGGTCGTGAATCAAGTGTAGACGATGAAAATCAATTACAACACACGCTTAAAAGAATGTTACCCGCCGTTATAGAGGAGGTCATTACACAATTAGGCAGCAAAATGAG TGGTGAAAAGACGTGTCAGCAACTGATAG ATGACCAATCTTGGACTCCAGCCCAG CAAAAAGAGATAAGAAATATTCGAGCGAGAATCAACGACATAGAGAAGGCACAGAATGAAAAAGAGGATGAAGTAAGACAACTTAAAAACCGAATTTGCACATTAGAAACGGAGAAAATATCTTTGAAGGATAGCATGAGTGATCTAGAAAAGAGACTACATGAAATGAAGTCTGAAAAAAGTGATGAGATTTATAAACTAAAGACAGATTTAAAAGAAGCGAAAAATCTCATTACGAAGAAAGATGAGGAATTGTCGAAAATGAAACAAGATATTGAGGAAAaggataaaattatcaaaaagcTAAGAGAGGAAGCAAAGGAATTAAAAGAGAAGTCAGATGACACAGATGATATGCAATAA